DNA from Electrophorus electricus isolate fEleEle1 chromosome 5, fEleEle1.pri, whole genome shotgun sequence:
gagctgctgtgtgtgttatcaCGGCAGAACCTCCTGTCTCGTGCCGCCCTGCACCTCCTGCTGCTCCCGCAGCTGCGCCGCCTCGCGCTCTCGCGCTCCTGCAACCTCGTCACTGCCAACCTCTGCAGCCTGGTCGGAGCTCGCTGCCAGGTCGCTCACACACAACAGTACCGTGTTAGAGCATGCTGCCAGAGCGCTCTCATTCACAAACGTACCAGTGGTTTTGTTGTAGAACGTCTAATGGTCTCGCTACCTCACCTGAtttagagacagagaatgaatCACGCACGCCCTCTGTGATTTCAGCACACGCCTGTCACTTAGCTGAAACTTTTGGCAGCTTGTCTGTCAAAACACTCGATCAAATTTGCGTGTGTTCAACCATGCAGTGAAAGGAACAGACCTGGAAAGCATTCAGcactcttatacacacacacacacacacacacacacttacctgtaGCGTGGTAGCCACAATTTGGTGACCAGCTTTTGCCCTTGGACAAGTAATGGAAGCTTATGGCCTCTGAGTAGCAATAGTACACACGTAGAACTACTGTTTAAACAGCACAATTAAAACCTAATACAGTGTCAAATTCAGCATGGCATCGTTCACATCGCCCGTGCTAATTTATCACTGTAGTGAAGGGATCCCTTTCTTTCggtctccttctctgtctgtctccctcctttCCTCCTCTAACCCCTCCCCAGTCCCTGACGTCTCTGAACCTGACCGGTGCGCTGAACGTCTCCTCGGCCGCCCTGTGCGGTCTCCTGGGCCGCCTCCCCGACCTGCGCGCCCTCTGCCTGGCCGGAACCCTGTCGGACCGCGCCGTCGTGCTGACGGTGGCCCGGAGGTGCCCCGCGTTGGAGCACCTGGACCTGTCCCGCTGCCTTCACCTCTCCCCGGCCGCCCTGCTGGCCCTGATCCACAGAGGGCAGGACGGCGCGGGGCTGAGACGCCTCGCCAGCCTGCTGGCCCTGGACATCGGCCTGGGCgagggggcaggggagggggcGGTCTCGGGCGCCCTCCTCCTGCTTGGCCAGCCCGGCCTGCGGCGGCTGGCGCTGGAGGGCGCCGGGCGGGCGTGCGAGATGATCCGGAACGGGGAGTTCGGGGCGAGGGAGGGGCTCGGCGCCCGAGAGAGTGGGGCAGAGCTGGTGGACAGGTCAGACGGAGAGGGGAGCTTCGCTTTGGAGGAAATTGTTGACGGCTGGCTGCGTTTAGACGAGGGCGACCCGAAGAGGGTGGCGGAGAGTAAGGACGGGGAGGGGAGCGGAGGTGGGCGTGCGGGGAGGGGAGCGGAGGTGGGAACGACGGGGAGGGGAGCTGGGAACGAGGGGGAGGGGATGAAATTGCATCTTCAAGAGGTCCAGGGGGTTTCCCTCAACAGCCTGGACGCCGTCGCACAGTTGTGCCCGGaccttcgctctctctcgctgcaCCGCTGCGGGGAGGATGACGATGGCGAGGAAGGCTCAGGGAGGGCGGCGCTTTTAGCCCGAGGGCTGGCGACGTGGGCGGGGCGGCTGCGCCACCTCGCCCTGCAGTTCCCCGGCGCTCTCTCGGAGCTGGTCCCAGCTCTCCGGGCTGCCGGCTCCGGCCTGGGCTCCCTCACCCTGGAGGGGGTCCGAGCAGACGGACACCTGGCCTTCCTGGAGCTCCTCCACGCCTGCCCCAAACTCACATCCCTCACCCTTCACGTAGACCCCCCCAGATCAAACCGCGACGCGGAGACCGACAATGAAGGCGAAGTCGACCCCGGTCTGCCACGTCTGCCACACCTTTGCTCGTTAACGCTAAAGTACGaaactttatttcatttcatgtttgaGGTGACTGGCGATGCATTCCTCTTATAACAGAACCTCTGTATTACCATATCACTGTGACCTTTAACTAGTTTTCTTTGATCACTTTGATTTGCATATGTATGATATATTGATGGTAATGGCAATAATAATGTTTGAAATTCGTGAACTTTTTAACAGTTTCACCTTGGATGAGAGGCAGCTGAGGCCAGTGCTGTGCTGGAAGTCCCTGAAGGGGGTGCTGTGGGCCTTGCTGAGAGGTTCTCCGCATCTGCACACACTGTCTCTGACCGCCGCTCCCTGTCCGCTGGACCCCGTATTCCAGCTGGTCCTCGATCGCCGCAGCAGCTCGGACGAACCGCCGCTGCAACACCTCGGGCGCGTCAGTCTGAGGCGCTCAGATGTCACCGTGGCGACAGCAGCGCGGCTCGTGGACACCTGTTGCCGCTTGTCCTCTCTGGATGTGAGCAGCTGCTGGTCTATGACCCTGAGCGACATCAAGAAATTACAGAGCAGAGCCAGCAGGAGGCGCCATAAGCTACAGATCATTTGGACATGAACCAAACAGAAAATTCTTACAGCACTTATACTGATAAACTAGGATACTCTATATAGCCACAGTCATTTATCTGGCACTGTGTATGAAGGTTTTGTTATTAACCTAAAGCCTTTTCAAAAACACCTTTTTAAAGACACTGCTACTTTTCTAGGATATTTTTAGTCTCAAAGCAAAGCACACGGTCACCTTTGATGAATATTCGTCTGTCTGTTCGTCAGTTTATGTGTAAATCGTTTTACAGTTTTTGGACAGGCAGCAGCATGCATGTTGTTTACATTTCCCTGAAGTAGCTTTAAAGCAAAAGataaaggctttaaaaaaagaaactgttgATGTGGTTGGTTGCTCTCTCACTGCAACTCCTCAAACCAGTGTGAGCTGCTTCACATTAAGCAACATTGATGTAGACATACTGGGTTTATCCTAAGAATCAACAGTAATTTACATTCTTTAAACATCAAAActaaagtgtgtatatatacacacaatatgattaaataaaattgacatAATGAGTCTAAATTGACACAGAAACATGGTTATTTTGCAGTCTTCTCAATGGCATTAGAAAATATGATCCAGTTAGATGACCTAATTAAACAATACTACATTTATGACCAGTGTTCGTGCTTGGTGTTCCTATATAGGAAGGtaatttttaaacttttctaactttttgtttgtttgtttttacaatatACAGTTCTGTTGTCTTATTTGCACAACGATAGGCTTTTCACAGTGACCCTGACCATGTGACTACTCCACCTGTTGCATAGTCTGATAAACGAGTGTCAAGGTTTTTAAGGTGGTACTTTTGAAAGTATTTTGgagatttaaaatatttgctgaTCTCATCAGCATCATGCCGGCTTTATATTCAGGTGTAAGCGCAGAGCAGATCAGCATAAATCCCAGACAAAGCCATGCATGCGCTCTTGCTGTGTGCCGTCGCGTTGGCGCTGACTCTGGCGCCCTCTGACGCTGCCGTGCGTGTGTTCAGCCTGCGGGCCAACGGCCTGAAGGGCGACCCCGCCGGGAACCCCCCCGACCCGTTCGTCAAGGTGTGGTGCGGCTCCAGTTTCGGCGGCATGACCGAGTTCCACAAGGACAACAGCAACCCATCCTGGAGCGCCTCCTTCTACTTCCGTGACTGCGGGGCCAACGACCACCTAACGTTCGAAGTATGGGACAAGGACCTGAACTTTGATGACCTGCTGGGCACCTGCGTCAGTTCCGTGCAGCCTGGCCTTCACCAGAATTTCGCCTGCTCTTTGCAATACGGAACTCTGTTTTACAGCTATGAGCTCTAGTTAGCTCTATTCACGTGGGCATCGTAATACAGCCACGGGTCATTTTGTGATTAAACTGGCTGTAGCATGTGCCAATGACTtcaaaagcaattaaaaatgatctagtaacagtgttttacatttttaactccAAAAGGTATTTTAATATTGGGTGTGCTGTTAAATAACCTTCAGaaccaggggaaaaaaaaattttcttCTCAATCTAgtaaatgtttctctttaatGGAAGACAAAGGAGCACACAGAGGATGTTCAGGGCTTTAGCTGTGGTTCTGAAAAGTTTGCCAAATGACCAAATGTGTGTCCTGGTGATGTGCAGAGTTTGTTCTGTTAGTGTGACTTTCTTAAAATTCATCTTAACTGGGGGGAAAACGGAAGTTATTTGCATAAgttgaaagtgttttttgtttgtttggggggtttttttgttttggtttttttttacaaaaaatgaCTGAGGAACCAAGTGTGAAtaacaaaaccaagaaaaagaaataactgagagacagagtgagtgtaaaaaataaataaagcataagGACATAAATACAGAATTAATTCAAAAGAACAGGTTGAAAGTGGGCAAATCAATATCAAAAGTAGGAGAAGTTTGTCTAATTTGCTTTACTTCACTGAAAAAAATTGGTTAGCTTTACTCATGAATCAATAGTTGTCAAAATGGAAGTGATGTTTTTTGGCCGTAATTTGTCATGTCAATTGTACTTATAGCATTTTTTACAACAACCAATAGCAACTTTACAGATGCGCGTGTCAGAGTCTCCAGTCAGCCAATGGCCACAATGGGAGGAAAGGAAACACTGGggggaaccaagactcaaaggggtcATCAATCATCCTGGACATCACAACAGGAAATAAGAGGGAGCCAATGGAATGGAAATGTGTCTGGGTGGGTGGAGCCACAGCAGAGGAAGGTGTCGAGGGGGTGAGAGAAGCCATAACAGTACTGATGGGTGGACACGCAGGAGCAGATGTGCCTcagaagaaagagaggataGGTTAGGCATGAGAAAGCCCTAcagtgtgttaaaaaaaaaagaggtatATAATGTGGAAAGATGGATTCCAGGAGATCTAGCACTCTGCCAAAAACTGTTTGGgaaaaaaagaggtgaagtgagaGTTTTACAATATGCCAATTTACCATAACACGCAATGCCTAGAGAGCCCTAGATATACACCTTTACATAAGATGAGAGGTGTTTAACTAAATGGTTCATTACAGAAATAGGTTTTCAACCTTGCCTTATATATTGAGACTTTGATTCCTGACGACTGAGAGGAAAGTCACTATTTATGTTTGTCAGTTAACAGTCCGTTAAGCAAGAtctaaaccaggaaagggctattacCTTAATGCCAACATTTTCATGCttatctagtaaaatgtgatCTATAGTATCGAGTGCTGCACTGAGCTCGAGCAATACAAGCAAAGAGACCCAACCCTGATCAGAATCCAGTGCCAAGTCACGACTACCTTAACCAGTGCTGTCTCAGTGCCATAATGAGTGCTAAACTCTGACTAAAAGCCTTGATGTATCTACATGTACATGCACCTGCAAAAATGTTACAGCATTTTAGtgtgtaaaatacaaaatatccaATAAACACATAGTCCAGGGATAGGCACCACCACTCTCTGTGGCTCCACTCATTTAAACTTGGTGATGTCTAGTTCATATACCTTGCGTGTGTATCCTTATACGATCCCTGTGTCTCTCGGGGTATATCTGTCACAGCCAACATGTCACACCCTGCTACTTCAGAGGCTTTTTTGCTCAATCTGAACCTTGGGTCTCGTCTGATGGGCAGCACCCCCTTCGACTGACCTTTTGACCTTGTGCGTAGTGGTCCGCCTTGTGCTGTCCTTTTTCAGCCATTTGTAGGACTGTCTTATGATAGCCAcctgtcagtggtacattccacTGAGAGGCCGAAACACCTCCGCTATTTCCATATTATCACTGGAAATCTGTTGGAAGCACTCAAACCTCAGGCCATCCTTGAGGGACCTAGTTTGGTTGTACTCATGGATGTTTTGTGTCTCCTCCAAGACAGTGGGTTGAAGATTTAGAGACCCCCTCCCCTTCCTTTCAGCTGGTGTCTAGATGTTGGATGTTGGGTGGCGTTCCTTGCATTGTGAGGACTTTCTTGGTCTTGATGCCAGCGGCTTCCATATGTTCTCCGAGTCGGCTTATTGTGCCCGCTGCATATGTGATGGCTGGTAGGGCACACGGGTAGACTCTTAAAATGATCAGGCCAATTTTGATAGCGTTTGGTTGCACCAGAAGCAATTTAAGTGTTTTCACTGAAACTGGGTTAAATTCTTATACAATCCcaattttatgtgttttatgtgtgaatAATATTGCAAACGATGTTGAATTTCCTCACACTTCAATATCACGGGCTACCATGTAGATTCAGGTTATAACAACAAATTGCGAAACAACTCCAGGTTATAACAACAAATTGTGAAAAAGTTCAAGGGGGTGAATATTTGTGCAAGGCACTGTATcatgaaaacacattctaagtaCAAGCCACATATGTGTGCCACATACCAACAGGGATAATTACTATATATCTACAGTGACTGGACCACCTGCTGATAGATAACTAGCAACCACCAAGCAGATGAGTGGAAAGTGTTCTTGGGATTACTGTTGACACTGCAGTGCTTGGCCTTCCCAGTAAAACTACAGTAGGCCTTCTTCTCCAAATGTgcctaataatataataatgtgttggaACCCGGGTCCTAGATATGTCTCACTGTCATCAAGCAGCACGCCCAAGTAGggctgacctgagaacagtgTCTGTTCACGGTTACACAGGCAGCGCATGtacatgaaaacaaaatcagGAATCTCACGGACTACTCTTAGTGGCCACACTGATGTGTGCAATCTGACACTCACGCTGGTGTTCCAGTCTGACTGGTGTGTTGAGCGGGTGGTCTACCATGCGGGCATCCAGTCAGCAGAGGTCCTGTGCTCAGAGACTGACCATTAATAAAAGAGTGGCTGACATGGTGAGCATGACAATACTGTCTACCTATACACATGCGTATAACACACCTAGTAAATTGGTGCACCTACTAAAGTAGTAACCATGGAAATAAAGGAGTTGCTACACTACATTccacattattatgcaaattggaTTTAAGTGTCATAAAGATTTAACTTCttgtttttcaattaaactcaTGGATGGCATTGTGGCTCGGGGCTCTTTGGATCACTGAAATCATTCTCAGACACCTACGTAATTAGTTTGCCAGGTGAGGccaattaaaggaaaactacttAAGAAGGCCGTTCCGCGTTATTAAACGGGCCGCAGGTTTCAAGCAATaggtgaaagaaaaagaatctCTCTGCTGCCGAAAAGTGTCAAATAGTGCAGTGCCTTGGCCAAGGTACGAAAACATTAGATATTTCACGAAAAACCTAAGCGTGATCTCGTACTGTGAAGAGATTGGTGGCTGATTCAGAGCACAGGCGGGTTCGTGCAGATAAAGGCATGATGAGGTTTCTGCCAGACAAATTCATCAGATTAAGTGAGCAG
Protein-coding regions in this window:
- the si:ch211-214j8.12 gene encoding uncharacterized protein si:ch211-214j8.12, producing the protein MPLFRQPEARAERRGQKGRDRTRDCSEEEGDAPSSLVRLCLLNVAENMKGLWVQDYVQNYMDHYFFRYVMGPFSLLPSDLLEELLCVLSRQNLLSRAALHLLLLPQLRRLALSRSCNLVTANLCSLVGARCQSLTSLNLTGALNVSSAALCGLLGRLPDLRALCLAGTLSDRAVVLTVARRCPALEHLDLSRCLHLSPAALLALIHRGQDGAGLRRLASLLALDIGLGEGAGEGAVSGALLLLGQPGLRRLALEGAGRACEMIRNGEFGAREGLGARESGAELVDRSDGEGSFALEEIVDGWLRLDEGDPKRVAESKDGEGSGGGRAGRGAEVGTTGRGAGNEGEGMKLHLQEVQGVSLNSLDAVAQLCPDLRSLSLHRCGEDDDGEEGSGRAALLARGLATWAGRLRHLALQFPGALSELVPALRAAGSGLGSLTLEGVRADGHLAFLELLHACPKLTSLTLHVDPPRSNRDAETDNEGEVDPGLPRLPHLCSLTLNFTLDERQLRPVLCWKSLKGVLWALLRGSPHLHTLSLTAAPCPLDPVFQLVLDRRSSSDEPPLQHLGRVSLRRSDVTVATAARLVDTCCRLSSLDVSSCWSMTLSDIKKLQSRASRRRHKLQIIWT